Proteins encoded within one genomic window of Halodesulfurarchaeum formicicum:
- a CDS encoding dihydroneopterin aldolase family protein — translation MSSDGEHASFELGIKFGALFHQFVGTPVSEESAASLATAIEESIENQPYTESVTVTVDREALAADIGPYGYTGLAGRHLEVEIVVEEAGTRATGTMEMVDGYPLMCLETVE, via the coding sequence ATGTCAAGCGACGGGGAGCATGCGAGTTTCGAACTCGGCATCAAGTTCGGGGCGCTCTTTCACCAGTTCGTCGGCACGCCGGTCAGCGAGGAGAGCGCGGCGAGTCTGGCGACGGCGATCGAGGAATCGATCGAGAACCAGCCGTACACCGAGTCGGTCACGGTCACGGTCGATCGAGAGGCTCTTGCGGCGGACATCGGCCCCTACGGCTATACCGGCCTGGCGGGTCGCCACCTCGAGGTCGAGATCGTCGTCGAGGAGGCCGGCACGCGGGCCACCGGAACGATGGAGATGGTCGACGGCTATCCGCTAATGTGTCTCGAAACCGTGGAATAG
- a CDS encoding ABC transporter ATP-binding protein, producing MAPAAEDDPFEDVRDQASNPMRRLFVGYGRAYVPYFLIGVLTSMVARVLDLLPPVLLGIAIDSVFREDVPFDARIPFSWLPEAWVPATQTGKFWFTAGVIGLSFLGAAGFHWTRNWGWNAFAQKIQHDVRTDTYDEMQRLDMGFFADKQTGELMSILSNDVNQLERFLNEGMNSALRMGVMVLAIGGVLFSLNWQLALVALLPVPLIAGFTYIFVGIIQPKYAAVRSSVGTLNSRLENNLGGISVIKSANTEPYESERVEDVSFSYFDANWDAIRTRITFFPALRVLAGIGFVTTFTVGGLWVFRGTAPGPFTGTLETGAFVTFILLTQQFIWPMAQFGQIINMYQRARASAERIFGLMDEPNRIAEAPDAQELTVTEGEVVFDSVTFGYEAEPIVEDLSFRAESGDTLALVGPTGAGKSTALKLLLRMYDVDEGAIRIDGQDIRDVTIASLREQIGYVSQDTFLFFGTVAENIGYGVPDPEDEAVIEAAKAAHAHEFITELPEGYDTKVGERGVKLSGGQRQRIAIARAILADPEILILDEATSDVDTETEMLIQRSLQALTADRTTFAIAHRLSTVKDAETIVVLDEGRVVEQGTHEDLLAEGGLYANLWGVQAGEIEDLPETFVERARERLADVPAED from the coding sequence ATGGCACCCGCCGCGGAGGACGACCCGTTCGAGGACGTCCGCGACCAGGCGTCGAATCCCATGCGGCGGCTCTTCGTCGGCTACGGGCGGGCCTACGTCCCCTACTTCCTGATCGGCGTGCTGACGAGCATGGTGGCCCGGGTGCTCGACCTGTTGCCGCCGGTCCTCCTGGGGATCGCGATCGACTCCGTCTTCCGGGAGGACGTCCCCTTCGACGCCCGCATTCCCTTCAGCTGGCTCCCCGAGGCCTGGGTCCCGGCGACCCAGACGGGCAAGTTCTGGTTCACCGCGGGCGTGATCGGACTCAGTTTCCTCGGCGCGGCCGGCTTTCACTGGACCCGCAACTGGGGCTGGAACGCCTTCGCCCAGAAGATCCAGCACGACGTCCGGACGGACACCTACGACGAGATGCAGCGCCTGGACATGGGCTTTTTCGCCGACAAGCAGACCGGGGAGCTCATGTCGATCCTCTCGAATGACGTGAATCAGCTCGAACGCTTCCTCAACGAGGGGATGAACAGCGCCCTCCGGATGGGCGTGATGGTGCTGGCGATCGGCGGCGTGCTGTTCTCGCTGAACTGGCAGTTAGCCCTGGTCGCGCTGCTGCCAGTTCCCCTGATCGCCGGGTTCACGTACATCTTCGTGGGCATCATCCAGCCCAAGTACGCTGCCGTCCGGTCCTCGGTCGGGACGCTCAACTCCCGGCTCGAAAATAACCTCGGCGGGATCTCGGTGATCAAGAGCGCGAACACCGAACCCTACGAGTCCGAACGGGTGGAGGACGTCTCCTTTTCCTATTTCGATGCCAACTGGGACGCCATCCGCACCCGGATCACTTTCTTCCCCGCGCTCCGCGTGCTCGCCGGCATCGGATTCGTGACGACCTTCACCGTCGGCGGCCTCTGGGTCTTCCGCGGGACGGCCCCGGGCCCGTTCACTGGCACGCTGGAGACGGGCGCGTTCGTCACCTTCATCCTGCTGACCCAGCAGTTCATCTGGCCGATGGCCCAGTTCGGCCAGATCATCAACATGTACCAGCGCGCCCGGGCCTCGGCCGAGCGGATCTTCGGGCTCATGGACGAACCAAACCGCATCGCCGAGGCCCCGGACGCCCAGGAGTTGACGGTGACCGAGGGCGAGGTCGTCTTCGACTCGGTCACCTTCGGCTACGAAGCGGAGCCGATCGTCGAGGACCTCTCCTTCCGGGCCGAGAGCGGCGACACCCTGGCCCTGGTCGGACCCACGGGCGCGGGGAAGTCCACGGCGCTCAAACTCCTGCTCCGGATGTACGACGTGGACGAGGGGGCGATCCGCATCGACGGCCAGGACATCCGGGACGTCACCATCGCCAGCCTGCGCGAGCAGATCGGCTACGTCAGTCAGGACACCTTCCTCTTCTTCGGGACGGTCGCGGAGAACATCGGCTATGGCGTCCCCGACCCGGAAGACGAAGCCGTCATCGAGGCCGCGAAGGCGGCCCACGCCCACGAGTTCATCACGGAACTCCCCGAAGGCTATGACACCAAGGTCGGGGAGCGCGGGGTCAAACTCTCCGGCGGGCAGCGCCAGCGGATCGCCATCGCCCGTGCGATCCTGGCCGATCCCGAGATCCTGATCCTCGATGAGGCGACCTCGGACGTGGACACCGAAACGGAGATGCTCATCCAGCGGAGCCTCCAGGCGCTCACCGCGGACCGGACCACCTTCGCGATCGCCCACCGGCTCTCGACGGTCAAGGACGCCGAGACGATCGTGGTGCTCGATGAGGGACGGGTCGTCGAGCAGGGTACCCACGAGGACCTGCTTGCCGAAGGCGGGCTCTACGCCAACCTCTGGGGCGTGCAGGCCGGCGAGATCGAGGACCTGCCCGAGACCTTCGTCGAGCGGGCTCGGGAGCGACTCGCTGACGTGCCCGCCGAAGACTGA
- the azf gene encoding NAD-dependent glucose-6-phosphate dehydrogenase Azf yields MDEPVLLTGAAGRVGTAIREGIGEAHEFRLLDREPPTGPVDHELYVGDITDRELLEDAMEDVAVVIHLAGDPRTDAPWESVLRNNIDGTQTVFEVAVEQDVEKVVFASSNHAVGHYETERKPDIYRTEEEFRLDGTELPRPSNLYGVSKATGEILGRYYHDEYGISVLNVRIGNLTKEHPPRNYERGQAMWLSHRDCAHLFDRAIEAEYGYEIVYGISDNDRKYYSIERAREILAYDPQDNSAEYTFDGEPKTD; encoded by the coding sequence ATGGACGAACCGGTCCTGTTGACGGGAGCTGCCGGGCGGGTGGGCACCGCGATCCGGGAGGGCATCGGCGAGGCTCACGAGTTCCGGCTGCTCGATCGCGAGCCGCCCACCGGCCCCGTCGACCACGAACTCTACGTCGGGGACATCACCGACAGGGAGCTCCTCGAAGACGCCATGGAAGACGTGGCCGTCGTCATCCACCTGGCCGGAGACCCCCGGACTGACGCCCCCTGGGAGAGTGTGCTCCGGAACAACATCGACGGCACCCAGACCGTCTTCGAGGTCGCCGTCGAACAGGACGTGGAAAAGGTGGTCTTTGCCTCCTCGAACCACGCGGTCGGTCACTACGAAACCGAACGAAAACCCGACATCTATCGCACTGAGGAGGAGTTCCGCCTGGATGGCACCGAACTCCCCCGGCCGAGCAACCTCTACGGCGTGAGCAAGGCCACCGGCGAGATTTTGGGTCGGTACTACCACGACGAGTACGGCATCTCGGTGTTGAACGTCCGGATCGGGAACCTCACCAAGGAGCACCCCCCACGCAACTACGAGCGCGGGCAGGCGATGTGGCTCTCCCACCGGGACTGTGCCCACCTCTTCGATCGGGCCATCGAGGCCGAGTACGGCTACGAGATCGTCTATGGCATCTCGGACAACGATCGCAAGTACTACTCCATCGAGCGCGCCCGAGAGATTCTGGCGTATGACCCCCAGGACAACTCCGCGGAGTACACCTTCGACGGCGAGCCGAAAACGGACTGA
- a CDS encoding GHMP family kinase ATP-binding protein, translating into MKATAVAHPIQGLLKYHGFRDRERNVPAHDSISVCTAPSRTTTTVAFGHEIDQVTVDDEPIDEEGADRAREVLDLVRERAGIESGARVVSENTFESNVGLGASASAYAALAKAAVDAAGLDLSRDELSRLARRGAASAARSVVGGFAHLHTATAPAAAVASPIPSGFDQDLRIVIASLPERKYTSRAHTTTPESPYFEGRLAGVPETTADLRTAIRSGDFQTTFGIAERESIELLGVTMTGPDGWLYWRPETLTVLDIARSLREEGVPVYFSADTGATAYLNTTAEHVETVRKAIEAKSIPTRTWRVGGGVRAATTHLF; encoded by the coding sequence ATGAAGGCCACCGCCGTCGCGCACCCGATCCAGGGCCTGTTGAAGTACCACGGCTTTCGCGATCGGGAGCGAAACGTCCCGGCCCACGACTCGATTTCGGTCTGTACGGCCCCCTCGCGGACCACGACGACCGTGGCGTTCGGCCACGAGATAGATCAGGTCACGGTCGACGACGAACCGATCGACGAGGAGGGGGCCGACCGGGCGCGGGAGGTGCTGGATCTGGTGCGTGAGCGGGCGGGGATCGAATCCGGGGCCAGGGTGGTCTCGGAGAATACCTTCGAGTCGAACGTCGGCCTGGGGGCCTCTGCCTCGGCCTACGCGGCCCTGGCGAAAGCCGCCGTGGACGCCGCCGGGCTGGATCTCTCCCGGGACGAACTCTCCCGGCTCGCCCGCCGGGGTGCGGCCTCGGCCGCCCGGAGTGTCGTCGGTGGCTTCGCACACTTGCACACGGCGACGGCTCCGGCTGCTGCCGTCGCCTCGCCGATTCCGTCCGGGTTCGACCAGGACCTGCGGATCGTGATCGCCTCGCTGCCCGAGCGAAAGTACACCTCTCGCGCGCACACCACCACCCCCGAGTCGCCGTACTTCGAGGGGCGGCTGGCTGGCGTGCCCGAGACGACTGCGGACCTGCGGACGGCGATCCGGTCCGGGGACTTTCAGACCACCTTCGGGATCGCCGAGCGGGAGTCGATCGAACTCCTCGGGGTGACGATGACGGGCCCGGACGGCTGGCTGTACTGGCGGCCCGAAACCCTCACCGTGCTCGACATCGCCCGCTCACTTCGAGAGGAAGGCGTCCCGGTGTACTTCTCGGCGGACACCGGCGCGACGGCCTATCTGAACACGACAGCCGAACACGTCGAGACCGTTCGGAAAGCGATCGAAGCTAAATCCATCCCGACCCGGACCTGGCGGGTCGGTGGTGGTGTGCGGGCCGCGACGACCCACCTGTTCTAG
- a CDS encoding NAD(P)H-binding protein: MNVLVTGATGFVGSNLVPDLLEHGYEVRALTRDRSKGEKRLDDRVEVVEGDVLDPETLDGVFEDIDVAYYLVHSLGIGGEFEERDNQAAENFATAASEAGVDRVIYLGGLGETGPDLSPHLRSRREVENLLREGEYDLTSFRAAIIVGAGSASFEMVRQMVSRLPVMITPKWVRTPSQPIAIADVIEYLRRAIEIPETAGETLEIGGPEVLSYQEMMERTAAALGRRLYVIPVPVLTPKLSVYWIDLVTDTPKHISHPLIEGLRNPVVVTDDRAEELIPMELTPFDEALRRAIETE, translated from the coding sequence ATGAACGTTCTCGTCACCGGCGCGACTGGCTTCGTCGGGAGCAACCTCGTTCCCGATCTCCTAGAACACGGATACGAGGTCCGAGCGCTCACCCGTGACCGATCGAAGGGGGAAAAACGGCTGGACGACCGCGTCGAAGTCGTCGAAGGCGACGTCCTCGACCCCGAAACCCTCGATGGGGTTTTCGAGGACATCGACGTGGCCTACTACCTGGTTCACTCCCTGGGAATCGGCGGCGAGTTCGAGGAACGGGACAACCAGGCGGCGGAGAACTTCGCGACGGCGGCCAGCGAGGCCGGCGTCGACCGGGTGATCTACCTCGGCGGGCTCGGCGAAACCGGCCCGGATCTGTCCCCCCATCTCCGATCACGGCGAGAGGTCGAAAATTTGCTCCGGGAGGGGGAGTACGACCTGACGAGCTTCCGGGCGGCGATCATCGTGGGTGCCGGCAGCGCGAGTTTCGAGATGGTCCGACAGATGGTCTCCCGACTTCCGGTGATGATCACGCCCAAATGGGTTCGAACCCCCTCCCAGCCCATCGCGATCGCGGACGTGATCGAGTACCTGCGGCGGGCGATCGAGATCCCCGAGACCGCCGGTGAAACCCTGGAGATCGGTGGGCCGGAGGTGCTCAGCTACCAGGAGATGATGGAGCGGACGGCTGCAGCCCTGGGCCGTCGCCTCTATGTCATCCCGGTGCCGGTCCTCACGCCGAAACTCTCGGTCTACTGGATCGACCTGGTGACCGACACGCCGAAACACATCTCCCACCCGCTGATCGAGGGGCTCAGGAACCCAGTCGTGGTGACCGACGACCGGGCCGAAGAACTCATCCCGATGGAGTTGACCCCCTTCGACGAGGCCCTCCGTCGCGCCATCGAAACCGAATGA
- a CDS encoding DUF7530 family protein codes for MSGHRPAGDAWVYESIIRSVPGVNASRAVALAVQFVGFEAAVLLLGWYHGLTQAAVAGTVGVLVAVAGSAFMLHLSRGFRADREPRRYLDLLFGSRIELVLGLVSFNLLLVYVFVYDPQQAGPALVTSLLGERPPLAYSFVLLLIGWDVAYRIGVGWWACVTGFWRSITYGDELDPATRARFARLDLTTIAFASLQLPIVPVLSGHPLLQLTVLGHVLAVALVSGASVALLR; via the coding sequence ATGAGCGGCCATCGTCCAGCCGGGGACGCGTGGGTCTACGAGAGCATCATCCGGAGCGTGCCGGGCGTGAATGCCTCCCGGGCCGTCGCCCTCGCTGTGCAGTTCGTCGGCTTCGAGGCGGCGGTGCTGCTCCTGGGGTGGTATCACGGGCTCACCCAGGCGGCGGTCGCCGGGACAGTCGGGGTGCTCGTGGCCGTCGCCGGCAGTGCGTTCATGCTCCATCTCTCCCGGGGATTCAGGGCCGACCGCGAGCCGCGTCGCTACCTCGATTTGCTCTTTGGCTCCCGGATCGAACTCGTGCTGGGGCTGGTCTCCTTTAACCTGCTGCTGGTCTACGTGTTCGTCTACGACCCACAGCAGGCCGGTCCCGCGCTCGTGACCAGTCTGTTGGGCGAGCGGCCACCGCTTGCGTACAGCTTCGTTCTCCTCCTGATCGGCTGGGACGTGGCCTACCGCATCGGGGTCGGCTGGTGGGCCTGTGTCACGGGCTTCTGGCGCTCGATCACGTACGGGGACGAACTCGACCCGGCAACTCGGGCGCGGTTTGCTCGCCTGGACCTGACGACGATCGCCTTCGCGTCCCTGCAACTGCCGATCGTCCCCGTGCTGTCGGGTCATCCGCTCCTCCAGCTGACGGTGCTCGGTCACGTCCTCGCCGTGGCGCTGGTCTCCGGCGCTTCGGTCGCCCTGCTTCGCTAA
- a CDS encoding cobyric acid synthase produces MTDHPHSDDAATILVAGTASHVGKSVVTAGLARLLANRGVAVAPYKAQNMSNNARVVVSPEADGTGAEYGEIGVSQYVQARAANVTPTTDMNPVLLKPRGDGESQLVIHGQADEHLDPGAYYDDHWETAREAAIASHRRLATEYDVLVAEGAGSVAEINLQDRDLANVETARFADADVVLVGDIERGGVFASLYGTLELMPEDVREQVEGMVINKFRGTLSVLEPGIEQFEELTGVPVLGVLPADDPGLPAEDSVSLPSVGEHTVFGAEDGVPEAASVTVAVPRIPFISNFTDLEPLAMEPGVRVEYVPLDVNLAEFDAVVLPGSKNTVDDLLALQEAGFDSELRAFSGPVVGICGGYQMLGDRIEDAGIESTAVEGTIDALGVLPVVTTFSAEKEVTRTTCQVEGQGPIAGAAGSAAGYEIHMGATAFREALSHPLEPTSAQQGDVLGTYLHGLFENESVREAFVELLFERAGLDRPAGGERAASPYERAATLLETNLDLGAVDGLAPFFD; encoded by the coding sequence ATGACAGACCACCCACACTCGGACGACGCGGCGACCATCCTCGTGGCGGGCACCGCGAGCCACGTCGGCAAATCCGTCGTGACCGCGGGCCTGGCCCGCCTGCTCGCGAATCGCGGGGTCGCCGTCGCCCCCTACAAGGCACAGAACATGAGCAACAACGCCCGGGTCGTCGTATCACCGGAGGCAGACGGCACGGGCGCGGAGTACGGCGAGATCGGGGTCTCCCAGTACGTCCAGGCCCGGGCGGCAAACGTGACCCCGACGACGGACATGAATCCGGTCCTTCTGAAGCCACGTGGCGACGGGGAGAGCCAACTCGTGATTCATGGGCAAGCCGACGAGCATCTCGATCCTGGGGCGTACTACGACGACCACTGGGAGACCGCCCGAGAGGCCGCGATCGCCTCACATCGGCGACTCGCGACCGAGTACGACGTGCTGGTCGCGGAAGGCGCGGGCAGCGTCGCCGAGATCAACCTCCAGGACCGGGACCTCGCCAACGTCGAGACCGCTCGCTTTGCCGACGCCGACGTGGTCCTGGTCGGGGACATCGAGCGCGGCGGGGTCTTCGCCAGCCTCTATGGCACCCTGGAACTGATGCCCGAAGACGTCCGCGAGCAGGTCGAAGGGATGGTCATCAACAAGTTCCGGGGCACGCTGTCGGTCCTCGAACCCGGGATCGAACAGTTCGAGGAACTGACCGGCGTGCCGGTGCTGGGAGTGCTGCCCGCCGACGATCCGGGCCTGCCAGCGGAGGACAGCGTCTCGCTGCCGAGTGTGGGCGAGCACACCGTCTTCGGCGCCGAAGACGGCGTTCCGGAGGCGGCGTCGGTCACCGTCGCGGTGCCACGCATCCCCTTCATCTCGAACTTCACGGACCTCGAACCGCTCGCGATGGAGCCGGGCGTGCGGGTGGAGTACGTCCCGTTGGACGTGAATTTGGCCGAGTTCGACGCGGTGGTCCTCCCCGGCTCGAAGAACACCGTCGATGATTTGCTCGCACTCCAGGAGGCCGGGTTCGACAGTGAACTCCGGGCGTTTTCGGGGCCGGTCGTGGGCATCTGTGGGGGGTACCAGATGCTGGGCGACCGGATCGAGGACGCCGGCATCGAGAGCACGGCCGTCGAGGGGACCATCGACGCGCTTGGCGTGCTCCCCGTGGTGACGACCTTCTCCGCCGAGAAGGAAGTCACCCGCACGACCTGCCAGGTCGAGGGGCAGGGCCCGATCGCCGGTGCGGCCGGCTCGGCCGCGGGCTACGAGATCCACATGGGGGCGACGGCGTTTCGCGAAGCGCTTTCCCACCCACTCGAACCCACGAGTGCCCAGCAAGGCGACGTGCTCGGCACGTACCTCCACGGGCTCTTCGAGAACGAATCAGTACGTGAGGCGTTCGTCGAGTTACTCTTCGAGCGGGCCGGGCTGGATCGCCCCGCGGGTGGCGAGCGGGCCGCCTCCCCCTACGAGCGGGCCGCCACGCTGTTGGAGACCAATCTCGATCTCGGAGCCGTCGACGGGCTCGCGCCGTTTTTCGACTAG
- a CDS encoding DUF192 domain-containing protein yields the protein MNLGWRHGLVGLAVLLLLLAAVGGGPQVGTDSEPPDRATLTFVDETGTELGTVDATIAAGFFERYTGLSETDRLGPDAGMVFVYPEAGERTFVMRNMSFPIDMIFVGADGEITAVHHAAPEDDREFSGQARWVIEVNRGYTDAHEIDVGDSVRGLPR from the coding sequence ATGAACCTCGGGTGGCGGCACGGACTCGTGGGGCTGGCGGTCCTCCTGCTCCTGCTGGCGGCCGTCGGCGGCGGGCCACAGGTCGGGACCGACTCGGAGCCGCCGGATCGGGCGACCCTTACCTTCGTCGACGAGACGGGAACCGAACTGGGGACCGTCGACGCCACGATCGCCGCGGGCTTCTTCGAGCGCTATACTGGCCTGAGCGAGACCGACCGGCTCGGCCCCGATGCAGGGATGGTCTTCGTCTACCCGGAAGCGGGCGAGCGAACCTTCGTGATGCGGAACATGTCCTTCCCGATCGACATGATCTTCGTCGGAGCCGACGGGGAGATCACGGCGGTTCACCACGCCGCGCCCGAGGATGACCGGGAGTTCTCCGGGCAGGCTCGCTGGGTCATCGAGGTCAATCGCGGGTACACAGACGCCCACGAAATCGACGTTGGTGACTCGGTCAGGGGACTCCCCCGGTAG
- a CDS encoding adenosylcobinamide amidohydrolase, with translation MFETTIRDGVLQANYPGARWLLTGWSGGYTNSDAVYNVSVPEGWERTDLDTYVEERRQAAGFETTGPGLLTGVELQHAAGAARDGVRAVATVGLSNPASLPLHPDGSEPAGLAEAAGEPGTINLLVGTDRALEDGALATLLAAVVEAKTATVQAHTGFTGTTSDAVAVATDPTGDPSAFAGSATAVGDAARSAVRRAVTDSLASRMAESPPPETVEAAEAGIVTSQDADPFDP, from the coding sequence ATGTTTGAGACGACGATCCGGGATGGCGTCCTCCAGGCGAACTACCCTGGCGCTCGCTGGCTGCTCACGGGCTGGAGCGGGGGGTACACCAACAGCGACGCCGTCTACAACGTCTCCGTTCCGGAGGGCTGGGAGCGGACGGACCTAGATACCTACGTCGAGGAGCGTCGCCAGGCGGCCGGCTTCGAGACGACCGGTCCGGGGCTGCTGACTGGCGTCGAGTTACAACACGCCGCCGGGGCCGCACGGGATGGAGTGCGAGCGGTCGCGACGGTCGGACTCTCGAATCCCGCGTCGCTCCCGCTGCACCCGGACGGCAGCGAGCCAGCCGGGCTCGCCGAGGCCGCTGGGGAACCGGGGACGATCAACCTCCTGGTCGGCACCGACCGGGCACTCGAAGACGGCGCGCTGGCCACCTTGCTGGCCGCGGTGGTCGAGGCCAAGACCGCGACCGTCCAGGCCCACACGGGCTTCACCGGGACGACCTCGGACGCGGTGGCTGTCGCCACCGATCCCACGGGGGACCCGAGTGCGTTCGCAGGCAGCGCGACTGCGGTGGGTGATGCGGCCCGGTCGGCGGTTCGCCGGGCGGTCACGGACAGCCTCGCCTCGCGGATGGCCGAGTCCCCACCTCCGGAGACCGTCGAGGCGGCCGAGGCAGGCATCGTCACCAGCCAGGACGCGGACCCATTCGACCCATGA
- a CDS encoding creatininase family protein — protein MDLHEHTWTEADEAETDLALLPVGSTEQHGPHDPMGTDFLAAETVASETAEKVEQDVMVAPPVPVGISEEHRQFTGSLWVSPDTFRSYVREIAESLIHHGWNRIVLVNGHGGNVSALGEVAARLSRAEEAIVVPFTWFDAADSTFDMGHAGPLETSFLLHAYPELVREDRLEAGAAQGAERWGDWTCGQNLAHDTAEFTENGTVGDPTKATAAEGEHLLDSATDRLAELLAAVRTRPLTNPPHK, from the coding sequence ATGGATCTCCACGAGCACACCTGGACCGAGGCCGACGAGGCCGAGACCGATCTCGCGCTGCTCCCAGTGGGGAGTACCGAACAGCACGGCCCCCACGATCCGATGGGCACGGACTTCCTCGCGGCCGAGACCGTCGCCAGCGAGACCGCCGAAAAGGTAGAACAGGACGTGATGGTCGCCCCGCCCGTGCCAGTCGGGATCTCCGAGGAACACCGGCAGTTCACCGGCTCGCTCTGGGTCTCGCCGGACACGTTTCGGTCCTACGTGCGTGAGATCGCCGAGTCGCTGATCCATCACGGCTGGAACCGGATCGTCCTCGTCAACGGCCACGGCGGGAACGTCTCGGCCCTCGGGGAGGTCGCCGCCAGGCTCTCCCGCGCCGAGGAGGCGATCGTCGTCCCGTTCACGTGGTTCGACGCCGCGGACTCGACCTTCGACATGGGCCATGCCGGGCCACTGGAGACCTCCTTCCTGCTGCATGCCTATCCCGAACTCGTCCGCGAGGACCGCCTCGAAGCCGGCGCGGCGCAGGGTGCCGAACGCTGGGGCGACTGGACCTGCGGGCAGAACCTGGCCCACGACACCGCCGAGTTCACGGAGAACGGCACGGTCGGCGACCCGACCAAAGCCACCGCGGCAGAGGGCGAGCACCTCCTCGATTCCGCCACCGACCGCCTGGCCGAGTTACTCGCGGCCGTGCGCACCCGACCGCTTACGAACCCCCCGCACAAGTGA
- a CDS encoding threonine-phosphate decarboxylase: MDRDSVPSVERVPHGSEPEAAGIDFSANVNPETPPGIEAAFQGSFADARTYPDDTAPAYRRAAADYVDVDPGQVVPTPGGLAAIRLALSVTVSPGDSVLVPYPSFGEYAREVRLQGGTPEFVPHDELLDTDPSGHALAIVCNPNNPTGEAADPDRLREFVAESRAADTPVLVDEAFLGFTDQPTLAGTPGVIVARSLTKLFGLPGLRAGFAVSTGSLRDRLERARLTWNLGVPAMQVGTQAMRATEFIDRTRKRVRQERAQLVATLEDHYEIAPSDAPFLLLEVDGSVADLLAAARERGIVLRDARTFRGLDAHVRAAVRLPSENRRLEEVLLDV; encoded by the coding sequence ATGGACCGCGATAGTGTCCCGAGCGTGGAGCGGGTGCCCCACGGCAGCGAGCCCGAAGCGGCGGGCATCGACTTTAGCGCCAACGTGAACCCGGAGACTCCACCCGGGATCGAAGCCGCCTTTCAGGGGAGTTTCGCGGACGCAAGAACCTATCCGGACGACACCGCCCCGGCTTACCGGCGGGCCGCCGCGGACTACGTCGACGTGGACCCGGGCCAGGTGGTCCCGACACCGGGCGGCCTGGCCGCGATTCGGCTCGCGCTCTCGGTCACGGTCTCGCCCGGGGACTCGGTGCTCGTGCCATACCCGAGTTTCGGCGAGTACGCCCGCGAGGTGCGACTTCAGGGCGGAACACCCGAATTCGTTCCCCACGACGAGTTGCTCGATACCGATCCGAGCGGGCACGCCCTGGCGATCGTCTGCAACCCGAACAACCCGACCGGCGAGGCCGCCGACCCGGATCGACTCCGGGAGTTCGTGGCCGAAAGCCGGGCCGCAGACACGCCCGTGCTCGTGGACGAGGCGTTCCTCGGCTTCACCGATCAGCCCACGCTCGCTGGGACTCCGGGTGTGATCGTGGCCCGCTCGTTGACCAAGCTCTTCGGGCTGCCGGGACTCCGGGCTGGCTTTGCCGTGTCGACGGGCTCGCTTCGGGACCGACTCGAACGGGCACGCCTGACCTGGAACCTCGGCGTCCCGGCGATGCAGGTCGGGACCCAGGCCATGCGGGCCACCGAGTTCATCGACCGGACCCGCAAGCGAGTGCGACAGGAGCGAGCACAGCTCGTCGCCACCCTGGAGGATCACTACGAGATCGCGCCCTCCGACGCCCCGTTCCTCCTGCTGGAAGTCGATGGTTCGGTGGCCGACCTCCTCGCGGCGGCCCGCGAGCGCGGAATCGTCCTCCGGGACGCCCGGACCTTCCGCGGCCTGGATGCACACGTCAGGGCAGCGGTCCGACTCCCCAGCGAGAACCGGCGGCTGGAGGAGGTGCTCCTGGATGTTTGA